The proteins below come from a single Thermotoga sp. KOL6 genomic window:
- the zwf gene encoding glucose-6-phosphate dehydrogenase, whose product MKCNLGLKKCPKDSLGTLKCFPKVRRPFGIVIFGASGDLTKRKLVPALHRLFEAEIFPDEFFLLGSARTQMSEENFRERFEVQPEFSKRCHYTRVDYSDLTSFKTLKRKVMELKKKTNAESVIYYLAVPPDLYIPILENISKVGLNHEWARIVVEKPFGKDMDSATKLEETLQRTFKEHQIFRIDHYLGKETVQNILVFRFANFIFEEVWNNKFIDHVQITIAEDIGVEHRAGYFENTGLLRDIFQNHMLQILALVAMEPPASFDGESFRNERVKLFKSIRPFPLEKLEEWIVRGQYGRGTVNGKFVPAYREESGVAKDSTVETFVAMKLFIDNWRWSGVPFYLRAGKRLPKKVTEVAVIFKKIPHSIFPEVPSEEIEPNAIVFTIQPDESIALEFQVKRPCPGMYSQLLSMNFKYEDFFGVKLPEAYERLLLDVILGDPTLFMRKDDLEVSWKLLDPVLKTWENNPERFSPHIYPAGTWGPKAADELIERDGRKWRKP is encoded by the coding sequence GTGAAGTGTAATTTAGGGTTGAAAAAGTGTCCTAAGGATTCTTTAGGAACATTGAAGTGTTTTCCAAAGGTGAGGAGACCATTTGGAATAGTGATATTTGGAGCTTCTGGAGATTTGACTAAGAGAAAACTAGTTCCTGCACTGCATCGACTCTTCGAAGCCGAAATTTTCCCCGATGAATTCTTCCTGCTCGGATCTGCCAGAACTCAAATGAGTGAGGAAAATTTCAGGGAAAGGTTTGAGGTTCAACCAGAATTTTCCAAACGCTGCCATTACACAAGAGTAGACTATTCTGATCTTACCAGTTTTAAAACGCTGAAAAGAAAAGTTATGGAATTGAAGAAAAAAACGAACGCGGAAAGTGTCATTTATTATCTTGCAGTTCCGCCGGATCTTTACATTCCCATTTTGGAAAACATTTCAAAAGTTGGTTTAAATCATGAATGGGCGCGTATCGTTGTAGAAAAACCTTTTGGGAAGGACATGGACTCCGCTACAAAACTCGAGGAAACACTACAGAGAACGTTCAAAGAGCATCAAATATTCAGAATAGACCATTATCTCGGGAAAGAAACCGTTCAAAACATATTGGTGTTTAGATTTGCAAATTTCATATTTGAAGAGGTTTGGAACAACAAATTTATAGATCACGTTCAGATCACCATAGCGGAAGATATCGGAGTGGAACACAGAGCAGGTTACTTTGAAAACACAGGTCTTCTGAGGGACATTTTTCAAAATCATATGCTTCAAATTCTGGCGTTGGTAGCCATGGAGCCTCCTGCCTCTTTTGATGGGGAAAGTTTCCGAAACGAACGTGTGAAACTTTTCAAATCGATAAGACCATTTCCGTTAGAAAAACTCGAAGAGTGGATAGTTAGGGGACAATACGGAAGAGGAACGGTAAATGGTAAATTTGTACCCGCTTACAGAGAAGAATCAGGAGTGGCAAAGGATTCCACAGTGGAAACATTTGTAGCTATGAAACTTTTCATAGACAACTGGAGATGGAGTGGTGTTCCTTTCTACTTGAGGGCTGGAAAAAGGCTTCCCAAAAAAGTAACAGAAGTGGCTGTGATCTTCAAAAAAATCCCGCATTCTATCTTTCCCGAAGTTCCTTCAGAAGAAATAGAACCGAATGCAATCGTGTTTACCATTCAACCCGATGAGAGCATAGCTTTAGAATTTCAAGTGAAGAGACCTTGTCCTGGAATGTACTCACAATTGCTCAGCATGAACTTCAAATACGAAGATTTTTTTGGAGTAAAGTTACCAGAAGCCTACGAAAGACTACTTCTTGATGTGATATTGGGGGATCCGACGCTCTTTATGAGAAAAGATGATTTGGAAGTATCCTGGAAACTTTTGGACCCCGTATTGAAAACATGGGAAAATAATCCAGAGCGTTTTTCTCCGCACATTTATCCTGCAGGGACATGGGGGCCAAAGGCAGCCGATGAATTGATAGAGAGGGATGGAAGAAAATGGCGAAAACCGTAA
- a CDS encoding PspC domain-containing protein, translating to MKQLKRSKKNRIIAGVCGGIAEYFDVDPTLVRLIWVLLTLAWGAGILLYIIAWIIMPEEESDEEQRRETVFQNMEGLKVLLGGLLILLGLILFVSAFFPILFSISWKILLAISLIIFGALLLWRRNEK from the coding sequence GTGAAACAACTCAAACGTTCCAAAAAGAACAGGATTATAGCGGGAGTTTGTGGAGGAATTGCTGAGTACTTCGATGTTGATCCTACCCTGGTAAGGCTTATTTGGGTTCTTCTTACCCTCGCTTGGGGGGCAGGAATCCTATTGTACATAATCGCTTGGATAATCATGCCAGAAGAAGAGAGCGATGAAGAACAGAGAAGGGAAACGGTGTTCCAAAACATGGAGGGTTTAAAAGTGCTCCTTGGGGGACTTCTCATTCTGTTGGGATTGATCTTGTTTGTTTCAGCTTTTTTTCCCATTCTATTCAGCATTTCGTGGAAGATTCTACTGGCGATTTCTCTGATAATTTTTGGGGCTCTTCTTCTCTGGAGGAGGAATGAAAAATGA
- a CDS encoding DUF5668 domain-containing protein, translated as MRMIFGIFLILVGILFLLSVFSDIAGFSLFLRIVHNFQLFWPLILIVIGVYIIYLGVKKRWIYFLSVGVFVAFLLFLLVWPNEDVSYKEQMTFNGIGSISFEGGIMKVYILEGENFKVHTSEGIEVKKSGSKLLIKDSTWRKFASKLVKLELPPDIYEISFENGAFTVNGELNENRFSRILVRDCVLNMNFEFLKMDVPLYFKAEDCVLESSLEVPEGTSYFVEKGDGILSKTVRGKLLESSLDPKILFDFREGVFRVHLEGR; from the coding sequence ATGAGGATGATCTTCGGAATTTTTCTCATCCTGGTCGGTATCTTGTTTCTTTTGTCAGTGTTCTCAGATATAGCTGGTTTTTCCCTCTTCTTAAGGATAGTTCACAATTTCCAGCTTTTCTGGCCACTCATATTGATAGTGATAGGGGTATACATCATCTATCTTGGGGTAAAAAAGAGATGGATATACTTTTTGAGCGTTGGTGTGTTTGTTGCCTTTCTTTTGTTTCTTCTAGTTTGGCCAAACGAAGATGTGTCTTACAAAGAACAGATGACTTTCAATGGAATAGGATCTATTTCTTTCGAAGGAGGAATAATGAAAGTGTACATTCTCGAAGGGGAAAATTTCAAAGTTCATACCTCCGAAGGAATAGAGGTTAAAAAAAGCGGGTCGAAGCTCTTGATAAAAGACTCAACCTGGCGAAAATTCGCCTCGAAGCTTGTAAAATTAGAGTTACCTCCTGATATATATGAAATATCTTTTGAAAATGGAGCTTTTACAGTGAACGGTGAATTGAATGAGAACCGCTTTTCTAGGATTCTAGTCAGAGATTGTGTCTTGAACATGAATTTCGAGTTTCTGAAAATGGACGTTCCACTCTATTTCAAAGCGGAAGATTGTGTTTTGGAATCGTCTTTAGAAGTGCCTGAAGGGACTTCCTACTTTGTGGAAAAGGGTGATGGCATTCTTTCAAAAACAGTAAGGGGAAAACTCCTCGAATCAAGTTTGGATCCAAAAATTCTCTTCGATTTCAGAGAAGGTGTTTTTCGAGTTCATCTCGAAGGGAGGTAA
- a CDS encoding type 1 glutamine amidotransferase, protein MGAYEEEKYPFLKYEFHLIEEVLKKGIPFLGICLGSQMLAKVLGSNVYKGKKGEEIGWYSVEKVGEHRFFKDFPEKILVFQWHGDTFDLPKDAIRVFSSEKYENQGFVYEKAVGLQFHIEVDSKTINRWVKAYKEELSTRRIDPENLLKIAKHEEKDSKKMLEGLINRMVES, encoded by the coding sequence ATGGGGGCGTATGAGGAGGAAAAGTACCCATTTCTAAAATACGAATTTCACTTGATTGAAGAAGTGTTGAAAAAAGGAATTCCATTTCTTGGAATTTGCCTAGGATCACAAATGTTGGCCAAAGTGCTAGGATCGAATGTTTACAAAGGAAAAAAGGGAGAAGAAATCGGGTGGTATTCAGTCGAAAAAGTTGGAGAGCATCGGTTTTTCAAAGATTTTCCAGAAAAGATTCTTGTATTCCAATGGCACGGCGATACCTTCGATCTGCCAAAAGATGCTATTAGAGTTTTCTCGTCAGAAAAATACGAAAATCAGGGATTTGTTTACGAAAAAGCGGTGGGCTTACAGTTTCACATAGAAGTTGATTCTAAAACGATAAACCGTTGGGTAAAAGCCTACAAAGAAGAATTATCGACAAGGAGAATTGATCCCGAAAACCTGTTAAAAATCGCTAAACATGAAGAAAAAGACTCAAAAAAGATGTTGGAAGGTTTGATAAACAGAATGGTAGAAAGTTGA
- a CDS encoding alpha/beta hydrolase yields the protein MFEYVDLPSDFSMGYVHRGKKTRISLLKFESTYPRAEKGTNPAEVYVFSPRKEKKGSVMLLQGLGSRNVIYLIRMAHYLSKHRIEVFLPILPGNFTRVAHGSVSGKDYFSSNLEKMTRFWEHAVVDLLSLIKLLKKQNMWHERNCLFGYCLGGMIAVLINALNDDFRKTVLMMSGGDFATLFWKSPTLSFVRRELRRGKGREHGMNVENDFYNVYKRNLEKLKEFSTVQEMLASDIHPLLKLDPIAYAKFIDSSKFVLLEAIFDKALPKSTRDILWEYLGKPKRIRIPSSHVSWLPFQMFAARFVIRLIEKQGGKD from the coding sequence GTGTTTGAATACGTTGATCTTCCTTCCGATTTTTCGATGGGATACGTTCACAGAGGGAAAAAGACTCGTATTTCTCTCTTGAAATTTGAATCAACTTATCCAAGGGCCGAAAAAGGAACGAATCCAGCGGAAGTTTATGTTTTTTCCCCCAGGAAAGAAAAAAAGGGTTCTGTCATGCTGTTACAAGGACTTGGGAGTAGAAACGTTATTTATCTTATTCGAATGGCACATTATCTTTCTAAGCATAGAATAGAAGTGTTTCTTCCGATTCTTCCTGGAAATTTCACCCGCGTTGCTCACGGCTCTGTCAGTGGAAAGGATTATTTTTCTTCAAACCTAGAGAAAATGACAAGATTTTGGGAACATGCCGTTGTTGATTTACTGAGTTTAATAAAACTTCTCAAAAAGCAGAACATGTGGCACGAGAGAAACTGCTTGTTCGGATATTGTCTGGGAGGAATGATAGCGGTTCTGATCAACGCTTTAAATGATGACTTTAGGAAAACGGTGCTCATGATGAGTGGTGGGGATTTTGCCACGTTATTTTGGAAATCGCCCACTCTGTCTTTTGTGAGAAGAGAACTTAGAAGAGGAAAAGGAAGGGAGCATGGAATGAACGTTGAAAATGATTTTTATAACGTGTACAAGAGGAATCTAGAAAAATTGAAGGAATTTTCTACAGTTCAAGAGATGTTAGCTTCTGATATACACCCACTTCTGAAGCTCGATCCAATCGCTTACGCTAAATTCATCGATTCCTCCAAATTCGTGTTGCTGGAGGCGATCTTCGATAAAGCACTTCCAAAGAGTACAAGAGATATACTATGGGAGTATTTGGGCAAACCCAAAAGAATAAGAATTCCCTCAAGTCACGTAAGCTGGCTCCCATTCCAAATGTTTGCGGCTCGATTTGTAATTCGACTCATCGAAAAGCAAGGCGGAAAGGATTGA